A single window of Fischerella sp. PCC 9605 DNA harbors:
- a CDS encoding aminotransferase class V-fold PLP-dependent enzyme: MTSISVAKTRLHLHRQQFPALVNKTYFNYGGQGPMPQVAMDAITQAQAYIQEIGPFGTEVGAWILQEVKAIRVAIASELHVPPETITLTENVTVGCNIAMWGIDWYPGDHLLLSNCEHPGIVAIAQEIGRRFGVEVTTCPLMATLNEGDPVAVVAQHLRPNTRLVVLSHILWNTGQVLPLDKIVEACRHNQNRLLVDAAQSVGSLPLNLTELGADFYAFTGHKWLCGPAGIGGLYVRPEVRESLQPTFIGWRSAIANSQGQPVDWYPDGKRYEVATSNYPLYTGLREAIAVHQQWGTAQERYQQICHNSEYLWRRLATLSDVHLLRTSPPESGLVSFQLTQNNLQAHLQLVNFLQSKKLFTRTIADPSCVRACVHYFTLESEIDQLVEEIQEWLVVSC; this comes from the coding sequence ATGACCAGTATCTCTGTGGCAAAAACCAGATTGCATCTCCATCGACAGCAATTTCCAGCTTTGGTGAATAAAACTTATTTCAACTACGGCGGTCAAGGCCCCATGCCTCAAGTGGCTATGGATGCTATTACGCAAGCCCAAGCATATATCCAAGAAATCGGTCCTTTTGGAACTGAGGTTGGTGCTTGGATCTTACAAGAGGTGAAAGCTATTAGAGTAGCGATCGCATCTGAATTGCATGTACCTCCGGAAACAATCACCCTCACCGAGAATGTTACCGTTGGTTGCAATATTGCGATGTGGGGTATTGATTGGTATCCTGGCGACCACCTATTATTGTCTAACTGCGAACATCCAGGTATTGTGGCCATAGCCCAGGAAATCGGACGCAGATTTGGTGTAGAAGTTACCACCTGCCCCCTGATGGCAACTTTGAACGAAGGCGATCCTGTGGCTGTGGTTGCCCAGCACTTGCGTCCTAATACCCGCTTGGTAGTATTGAGTCATATCCTTTGGAACACTGGTCAAGTTTTACCTCTTGACAAGATTGTAGAAGCATGTAGACACAATCAGAACAGACTTTTGGTAGATGCTGCTCAGTCTGTTGGTTCATTGCCATTGAATTTAACTGAATTGGGGGCAGATTTTTATGCTTTTACCGGTCACAAGTGGTTGTGTGGCCCTGCGGGGATAGGAGGTTTATATGTACGCCCTGAAGTCAGAGAAAGCTTACAACCCACATTTATCGGATGGCGTAGCGCGATCGCCAACAGCCAAGGTCAGCCTGTAGATTGGTATCCAGATGGAAAGCGTTATGAAGTGGCTACTTCCAATTATCCCCTTTACACTGGCTTGAGAGAAGCGATCGCCGTTCATCAGCAATGGGGAACAGCACAGGAACGCTACCAGCAAATTTGCCATAACAGCGAGTACCTTTGGCGACGCTTAGCAACTCTAAGCGATGTTCACCTCTTACGGACTTCACCTCCAGAAAGTGGCTTAGTCTCATTTCAACTCACTCAAAATAACCTCCAAGCCCACCTACAATTAGTAAATTTCTTACAGTCAAAAAAATTATTCACCCGCACAATTGCCGATCCAAGTTGTGTACGTGCTTGCGTCCACTACTTTACACTTGAGTCTGAAATTGACCAATTAGTTGAGGAAATTCAAGAATGGTTAGTGGTTAGTTGTTAG
- a CDS encoding TM0106 family RecB-like putative nuclease gives MLINAELLLQYQRCKRRPYLDIHGDFSQADTANDLLLKLQRDKIAHQKTILTQWNLCRPKYPKGDWQRGKAATIELMQQGVECIYQGVLLAQYSDIQWRLCELANTVFEDAENLSNTLTASPSLCVPTSSSSEEYTLLSRPDLLVKKSGKSCFGDWMYVPVSIELGKRPKQEYQVVAAFHAQVLATVQQVEPQSAWLSLRGKEASYLVDLVKWIPQMQGILQELIQSLETEEAPEIFISRQRCSLCHWYSSCYAKARSQKHLSLIPGITPVRYTQLQTLDITTVESLAQTNPNALENLPGFDREVAHKLVLQAQSILENRPLILPYLPPTSYYSETLALTTDDVITTEAILLSTRQEQQNSPPISPKEINQLSVTASTLDITDTAPIELYFDIEAQPDLNLDYLLGVLVVDRQTNTEQFYSLLAENPEEEKLIWQQFLDLMGQYPDAPIYHFCVYEFDTVKRLAKLYRTPHASVQPILSRFVDVYEKLTQSVALPVESYALKAIARWLGFEWRDPEASGAKCIYWYDQWLKTGDRSLLEIIQRYNEDDCRATRSVKDWLVNFFQAG, from the coding sequence ATGTTAATTAATGCTGAACTACTGCTGCAATACCAACGCTGCAAGCGCCGACCTTATTTAGATATCCACGGTGACTTCAGCCAAGCAGATACTGCCAATGACTTGTTGCTAAAGCTGCAACGAGACAAAATCGCTCATCAAAAAACTATTTTGACACAGTGGAATCTTTGCCGGCCCAAATATCCAAAAGGAGACTGGCAAAGAGGAAAGGCAGCAACTATAGAGTTAATGCAGCAGGGTGTAGAGTGTATTTATCAAGGTGTGTTGCTGGCTCAATATTCTGATATTCAGTGGCGATTATGTGAGTTAGCAAACACAGTTTTTGAAGACGCGGAGAATTTATCAAATACACTCACTGCGTCCCCCTCTCTTTGCGTTCCCACGTCCTCATCCTCAGAAGAATACACTTTGCTGAGTCGTCCTGATTTACTTGTAAAAAAATCAGGGAAATCTTGCTTTGGAGATTGGATGTACGTTCCGGTTAGCATTGAACTAGGAAAACGTCCTAAGCAAGAATATCAAGTTGTAGCGGCATTTCACGCCCAAGTCTTGGCAACGGTACAGCAAGTGGAACCACAATCAGCTTGGCTAAGCTTGCGTGGCAAAGAGGCGAGTTATCTTGTGGATCTAGTGAAATGGATACCACAAATGCAAGGTATTCTCCAAGAGTTGATTCAATCTCTGGAAACAGAGGAAGCGCCAGAGATTTTTATCAGCCGTCAACGCTGTAGTCTTTGCCATTGGTACAGCAGTTGTTATGCGAAAGCGAGATCGCAAAAACACCTTTCCTTAATACCAGGAATCACACCAGTCCGCTACACTCAACTACAAACACTAGATATTACAACAGTAGAATCTCTCGCTCAAACAAATCCAAATGCCTTGGAAAATCTCCCTGGTTTTGACAGGGAAGTAGCTCATAAACTCGTATTGCAAGCTCAATCTATACTGGAAAATCGCCCCCTGATCTTACCTTACCTGCCTCCGACTTCCTACTACTCAGAAACTCTGGCATTAACGACAGATGATGTCATTACGACTGAAGCAATACTGTTAAGCACTCGCCAAGAACAGCAGAATTCACCGCCAATTTCTCCCAAAGAGATTAATCAGCTAAGTGTCACTGCTTCAACTTTAGATATTACAGATACAGCCCCCATTGAGCTTTATTTTGATATCGAAGCGCAACCAGATTTGAATTTGGATTACTTGTTAGGAGTTTTGGTTGTTGACAGACAAACTAATACAGAACAATTTTATTCTTTGTTAGCTGAAAATCCAGAAGAAGAAAAATTAATTTGGCAGCAATTTTTGGATTTGATGGGGCAATATCCCGATGCACCCATATATCATTTCTGTGTATACGAATTTGATACAGTCAAACGGCTAGCTAAGCTTTACCGTACTCCTCACGCCTCTGTACAACCAATTCTGAGTCGATTTGTAGATGTTTATGAAAAATTAACCCAAAGCGTAGCTTTGCCAGTGGAAAGCTATGCCTTAAAAGCGATCGCTCGTTGGTTGGGGTTTGAGTGGCGCGATCCAGAGGCAAGTGGTGCTAAGTGTATTTACTGGTACGATCAGTGGTTAAAAACAGGCGATCGCAGCTTATTAGAAATAATCCAACGCTATAACGAAGATGACTGTCGTGCTACCCGCAGCGTTAAAGACTGGCTTGTCAACTTTTTCCAGGCTGGATAA
- a CDS encoding esterase-like activity of phytase family protein — MHLTKKTLKFPRIILFFLPILIISLFFSNLSSSAVEIIGINFIGSATLPKGLSFQKTEIGGLSGITYDANNDLYYAISDDRSNKAAARFYTFKIDLSKGSLKDGGVTPVAVTPLINEAGKTFPPGSIDPEGIALTNKATVFISSEGDTDQMINPFIKEFSLASGKELTTLPVPNKYLPDKSGKQGIRNNLAFESLTITPDQNKLFTATENALIQDGSEAKPNTSNPCRILQYNLLTNRAEKEFIYLTEPVNLFLKFAGKFASGLSDLVALDNQGHFLSLERTFTGLGFHIALFQVSLEGASDIHNIDSLLAINSKQIKPVQKKLLLDLRNLDVFLDNIEGLTLGSRLPNGQRSLILVSDNNFNSLQRTQFLAFELKIESPLLRLLRRLRNPNLQR; from the coding sequence ATGCACCTCACCAAAAAAACCTTGAAATTTCCACGAATTATTTTATTTTTTCTGCCAATTCTCATCATCAGCCTCTTCTTTTCCAACTTAAGTTCATCAGCTGTTGAAATTATAGGTATAAATTTTATCGGCTCTGCAACTTTACCTAAAGGTCTTTCATTTCAAAAAACCGAAATAGGAGGGTTATCTGGAATTACCTACGATGCAAATAATGACCTTTATTATGCCATATCTGACGATCGCAGCAACAAAGCTGCTGCTCGCTTTTATACCTTCAAAATTGACTTGAGTAAAGGCTCACTCAAAGATGGTGGCGTTACTCCTGTTGCTGTCACTCCGCTAATAAATGAAGCTGGTAAAACCTTTCCGCCTGGTAGCATCGACCCAGAAGGCATTGCTTTAACTAACAAAGCAACTGTATTTATTTCTTCTGAAGGTGATACCGATCAAATGATAAATCCCTTTATTAAAGAATTCTCCCTAGCCTCTGGCAAAGAGTTAACAACACTACCAGTACCAAATAAATATTTGCCAGATAAAAGCGGTAAGCAAGGAATCCGTAACAATTTAGCCTTTGAAAGTCTCACTATCACACCCGACCAAAACAAATTATTTACAGCCACGGAAAACGCTCTGATTCAAGATGGTTCAGAAGCTAAACCAAATACTAGTAATCCTTGTCGAATTTTGCAATATAATCTGCTCACCAATCGAGCAGAAAAAGAATTTATTTATCTAACTGAACCAGTAAATTTATTTTTAAAGTTTGCTGGAAAATTTGCTAGTGGATTATCTGATTTAGTAGCTCTGGATAATCAAGGACACTTTCTCAGTTTAGAGCGGACTTTTACTGGCTTGGGATTTCATATTGCGCTGTTTCAGGTTTCGTTAGAGGGAGCCTCAGACATTCATAATATTGACAGTCTTCTAGCTATTAACTCTAAGCAAATCAAACCAGTTCAGAAGAAACTGCTGTTAGATTTGAGGAATCTAGATGTATTTTTAGATAATATCGAAGGCTTAACTCTCGGTTCTCGATTACCTAATGGACAACGCTCATTAATACTCGTTAGTGACAATAATTTCAATTCCCTGCAACGCACCCAGTTCCTAGCCTTTGAACTCAAAATAGAATCACCCCTGCTTAGATTGTTACGTCGTCTAAGAAATCCTAATTTACAGCGCTAA
- a CDS encoding serine/threonine protein kinase — protein sequence MLQNSINNKVTHKTDLDIYIGKFLNNRYLIRDLIGKGGMGRVYLAEDAAKGGKPVAVKILSMNLLDRQMSQRFAREIFIGAQLGRKSTHIVRVLSYGVTENKVPFYVMEYLQGKNLKQILKIESLKISNFLEFCHQICLGLHCAHQGVSIKGEIYPVVHRDIKPENIFLNEDAKKGKIVKILDFGIAKFLTERSGISMSESFIGSLPYCSPEHMEGRKLLDVRSDIYSLGVLMFEMLTGKHPFQTKSTSFGDWYQVHRFEIPPPFEKIAPQVKIPQELKQLVMSCLAKKVSDRPQNINQILAVLENLQRKHHGETIDISINYQTQKPVQLVPVTSLSEKVCLQKTWPKNQPIAPICFSHLIHTQQGMIPTFWAMLPKKEIAKFLEKNNSTEFIFKSNLYPMVLWITVLSDTQIKLTRWLSCFLDLKDHKGQKIVKALADTGYYHLLFFALEEPNSCANVMTLTFTATQRQQLADCLELSQKADIVISSSESKNILKTECEKMKPEILQNLVVQQKQKKFGVKFWLYKLFDNLLNLLSQR from the coding sequence ATGTTGCAAAATTCAATTAACAATAAAGTAACTCACAAAACAGATTTAGACATTTACATAGGCAAATTCCTGAACAATCGTTATTTAATCAGAGATTTGATTGGTAAAGGAGGCATGGGTAGAGTCTACCTAGCAGAAGACGCTGCTAAAGGTGGTAAACCAGTTGCAGTCAAGATTTTGTCAATGAATCTGTTAGATCGACAAATGTCTCAACGTTTTGCCAGAGAAATTTTTATTGGTGCTCAATTGGGTCGGAAAAGTACACACATTGTCCGAGTATTGAGTTATGGAGTAACCGAAAATAAAGTTCCCTTTTATGTAATGGAGTATCTGCAAGGGAAAAACCTCAAACAAATCCTCAAGATTGAGTCTTTAAAAATATCAAATTTTTTGGAATTTTGTCATCAAATTTGTTTAGGCTTGCATTGTGCTCACCAAGGTGTCAGCATCAAAGGAGAGATTTATCCAGTTGTTCACCGAGATATTAAACCAGAAAATATATTTCTTAACGAAGACGCCAAAAAAGGCAAGATAGTCAAAATACTCGATTTTGGTATTGCTAAGTTTTTAACAGAGCGTTCCGGAATAAGCATGTCAGAGTCTTTTATAGGCAGTTTACCTTATTGTTCTCCAGAACATATGGAAGGACGCAAACTATTAGATGTGCGTTCTGATATTTACAGTTTGGGAGTGTTGATGTTTGAAATGTTGACAGGCAAGCATCCATTTCAAACTAAAAGTACTTCCTTTGGTGACTGGTATCAAGTTCATCGCTTTGAAATACCACCTCCTTTTGAGAAAATAGCACCTCAGGTTAAAATCCCACAAGAGCTAAAACAATTAGTAATGAGTTGTTTGGCCAAAAAAGTAAGCGATCGCCCTCAAAATATTAACCAAATATTAGCAGTGTTAGAGAACTTGCAGCGTAAGCATCATGGTGAAACTATCGATATTAGTATTAATTACCAAACTCAAAAGCCTGTACAGTTAGTACCTGTAACGTCATTATCTGAGAAAGTTTGCTTGCAGAAAACTTGGCCTAAAAATCAACCGATAGCTCCTATTTGTTTTTCACATCTAATCCACACACAGCAGGGTATGATACCAACTTTTTGGGCGATGTTACCTAAAAAAGAAATTGCAAAATTCTTAGAGAAAAACAATTCTACAGAGTTTATTTTTAAAAGTAATCTATATCCAATGGTATTGTGGATAACAGTCTTGAGTGATACGCAAATTAAACTAACAAGATGGTTATCTTGCTTTTTAGATTTAAAAGATCATAAAGGTCAAAAAATAGTAAAAGCATTAGCAGATACTGGCTACTATCATTTATTATTCTTCGCTCTGGAAGAACCAAATAGCTGTGCCAACGTGATGACTTTAACTTTCACCGCTACTCAGCGCCAGCAATTAGCAGATTGTTTAGAGCTTAGTCAAAAAGCAGATATTGTTATTTCGTCTAGCGAAAGCAAAAATATTCTGAAAACAGAGTGTGAAAAAATGAAGCCCGAAATTCTGCAAAATCTAGTTGTACAACAAAAACAAAAAAAATTCGGTGTGAAGTTTTGGTTGTATAAATTATTTGATAATTTATTAAATTTATTATCGCAGCGTTAA
- the gltX gene encoding glutamate--tRNA ligase, which yields MTIKVRLAPSPTGNLHIGTARTAVFNWLFARHHHGKFVLRIEDTDVERSRPEFTENILQGLRWLGLNWDEGPFFQTQRLEIYKQAVQTLLDRGLAYRCYTTSEELDALREAQKARGEAPRYDNRHRNLTPEQEAAYKAEGRSFVIRFKIDDDREIVWNDLVRDKMVWRGSDLGGDMVIARAAADGIGQPLYNFAVVVDDIDMQITHVIRGEDHIANTAKQILLYEAFGAKIPEFAHTPLILNQEGRKLSKRDGVTSISDFKQMGFTAEALVNYMTLLGWSPPDSTQEIFTLQEAAQQFSFERVNKAGAKFDWAKLDWINSQYIHTMSVDKLIDLVIPYWEEAGYKLTGGREERSWLERLVTLIQPSLTRLVDAVAISKLFFTDTVEFSEEAATQLKQEGVATAIKGVIVALQNQQELNEASAQDIIKKVVKEQNFKKGLIMRSLRAALTGDMHGPDLIQSWLLLHQIGLDKLRLAKAIAEDN from the coding sequence GTGACTATTAAAGTACGTCTTGCTCCTAGTCCGACTGGGAATTTACATATTGGTACAGCAAGAACGGCTGTATTCAACTGGTTGTTTGCCCGTCACCATCACGGGAAGTTCGTTTTGCGAATTGAAGACACAGACGTAGAGCGATCGCGTCCCGAATTTACAGAAAATATCCTCCAGGGGTTACGCTGGCTAGGATTAAACTGGGATGAAGGGCCTTTTTTCCAAACCCAACGCTTGGAGATTTACAAACAAGCGGTACAAACCCTTCTCGATCGGGGATTAGCGTATCGCTGTTATACAACCTCTGAAGAACTAGACGCGCTGCGAGAGGCCCAAAAAGCAAGAGGTGAGGCTCCTCGTTATGACAACCGTCATCGCAATTTGACACCAGAACAAGAAGCTGCTTACAAAGCTGAAGGGCGTAGCTTTGTGATTCGCTTCAAAATTGATGATGACCGGGAAATTGTCTGGAATGACTTAGTAAGAGACAAGATGGTTTGGCGCGGTAGCGATTTGGGTGGTGATATGGTCATCGCTCGCGCCGCCGCAGATGGTATTGGTCAACCCCTGTACAATTTTGCGGTTGTGGTCGATGACATCGACATGCAAATTACTCATGTGATTCGAGGAGAAGACCACATCGCCAACACTGCCAAGCAAATTCTCCTCTATGAAGCTTTTGGTGCAAAAATACCAGAATTTGCCCACACACCCCTAATTTTGAATCAAGAGGGACGCAAGCTTTCTAAACGAGATGGTGTCACTTCTATCTCGGATTTTAAACAAATGGGCTTCACTGCCGAAGCTTTGGTTAATTACATGACATTGTTAGGTTGGTCGCCTCCAGATTCGACTCAGGAAATTTTTACCTTACAAGAAGCGGCACAACAGTTTAGTTTTGAGCGGGTTAATAAAGCAGGAGCAAAGTTTGATTGGGCAAAGCTAGATTGGATCAATAGCCAGTACATCCACACGATGTCGGTAGATAAACTGATAGATTTAGTCATTCCCTATTGGGAAGAAGCTGGGTATAAATTAACAGGAGGAAGGGAAGAACGCTCTTGGTTAGAGCGACTGGTGACTTTAATTCAGCCCAGCTTGACTCGCCTTGTTGACGCTGTCGCTATAAGCAAACTTTTTTTCACTGATACGGTGGAATTCAGTGAGGAAGCTGCTACTCAACTCAAACAAGAAGGTGTTGCTACTGCTATTAAAGGTGTTATCGTTGCGCTACAGAATCAGCAGGAGTTGAACGAAGCCAGCGCCCAAGACATTATTAAAAAAGTAGTAAAAGAGCAAAACTTCAAGAAAGGCTTGATTATGCGTAGTCTCCGGGCAGCTTTAACCGGAGATATGCATGGCCCCGACTTGATCCAATCTTGGTTGCTACTCCATCAAATAGGGTTAGATAAGCTCCGCTTAGCTAAGGCAATAGCAGAAGACAATTAA
- a CDS encoding DUF1565 domain-containing protein, with protein MPATGTQTPATGTQTPATGTQVPTNGTQIPANGTQVPANGTQVPTNGTQIPATGTQTPATGTVIYVNPQTGSDAASAGTSEAQPYKTITFALNQAQPGATIQLAPGTYSKESGEVFPLTIKQGVILRGDESTKGQAVLITGSGTYISPTFAKQNVTIKTEKDSTITGVTVTNSDSRGTAVWVESTNPTISNSTFTNSVREGVFVTGKGNPKIENNIFVQNKGNGVSVAKSASGEIRNNLFQDTGFGLAIGGTSTPLIEGNQILQNQDGIYISESAKPILRKNVIQNNKRDGVVATINALPDLGTGENPGSNLIRNNTRHDLNNATKTNKIFAIGNDIDIKKIAGLVEFIASTVEPPPGGSVAFKDVVVGYWAKGYIEALASRNIIAGFPDGTFKPNDPVTRAQFAAIVTKAFSLAPKREATNFKDISSKFWAYDAIQNAYRVGFVSGYPDRTFKPEQQIPRVQALVSLSSGLNLTTDNPNILSFYSDSSQIPNYATAQVAAATSKLLVVNYPSVNQLNPNRQATRAEVAAFVYQALVNSGKADPIPSPYLVRVQ; from the coding sequence ATTCCTGCAACCGGAACTCAAACTCCTGCAACCGGAACTCAAACTCCTGCAACTGGAACTCAAGTTCCTACAAACGGAACTCAAATTCCTGCAAATGGAACTCAAGTTCCTGCAAATGGAACTCAAGTTCCTACAAATGGAACTCAGATTCCTGCAACCGGAACTCAAACTCCTGCAACTGGAACAGTTATTTACGTTAACCCCCAAACTGGTTCGGACGCTGCTAGTGCTGGTACCTCAGAGGCACAGCCTTATAAAACCATCACTTTTGCTCTCAATCAAGCCCAACCGGGTGCAACTATTCAATTAGCTCCTGGTACTTATAGTAAAGAAAGTGGGGAAGTGTTCCCGCTAACAATTAAACAGGGCGTGATCCTACGAGGTGACGAATCTACCAAAGGTCAAGCGGTATTGATTACAGGTAGTGGTACATATATCAGTCCCACATTTGCCAAACAAAATGTAACAATTAAGACTGAAAAAGATAGCACGATAACAGGGGTAACAGTCACTAACTCTGATAGCCGTGGCACAGCTGTATGGGTAGAATCAACTAATCCCACAATCAGCAATAGTACCTTTACCAACAGCGTTCGGGAAGGCGTTTTTGTCACCGGTAAAGGAAATCCCAAAATAGAAAACAATATCTTCGTGCAAAACAAAGGCAACGGAGTTTCAGTAGCTAAATCTGCCTCTGGAGAAATTCGGAATAACTTGTTTCAAGACACTGGTTTTGGTTTGGCGATTGGTGGTACTTCCACACCTCTGATAGAAGGAAATCAGATCCTCCAAAACCAGGATGGTATTTATATCTCCGAGTCAGCTAAGCCCATCCTGCGTAAGAATGTCATTCAGAATAATAAGCGGGATGGTGTAGTGGCAACTATCAATGCTTTACCTGACCTCGGCACTGGTGAAAATCCAGGTAGTAACCTCATCCGCAATAACACTCGTCACGATCTAAACAACGCCACTAAGACAAATAAAATTTTTGCTATTGGCAACGATATCGATATCAAGAAAATTGCCGGTCTGGTTGAATTTATTGCCTCTACAGTTGAACCCCCACCAGGTGGTTCAGTTGCTTTCAAGGATGTAGTAGTGGGTTATTGGGCAAAAGGTTACATTGAAGCCTTAGCATCTCGGAATATTATTGCAGGTTTCCCTGATGGCACTTTTAAACCGAACGATCCTGTAACACGCGCCCAATTTGCAGCTATTGTCACCAAAGCCTTTTCTTTAGCACCGAAACGCGAGGCCACTAACTTCAAGGATATCAGTAGCAAATTCTGGGCTTATGATGCAATTCAAAATGCTTATCGAGTTGGTTTTGTCTCAGGCTATCCCGATCGCACTTTTAAACCAGAACAACAAATTCCCCGAGTACAGGCGTTAGTCTCATTATCTAGCGGTCTGAACTTAACTACAGACAATCCAAATATCCTTTCTTTCTACTCTGATTCTTCGCAGATTCCCAACTATGCTACTGCTCAAGTGGCAGCAGCAACCTCAAAGCTGTTGGTAGTAAATTATCCATCAGTCAACCAACTAAATCCCAATCGTCAGGCAACCAGAGCTGAAGTGGCTGCTTTTGTTTACCAAGCATTGGTTAATTCCGGAAAAGCTGACCCAATTCCCTCACCCTATTTGGTGAGAGTACAGTAG
- a CDS encoding HetP family heterocyst commitment protein, which produces MNQDIPSNISNLEKTLNSEQFDQLVEAILAGKYSWACVLMLRFAGYNPLHYIPYRTYNRLIKENSQLKRASQQRNENLKIAKLPSDKRSDSNPAQSCLSKIKDLAYLEVVGKQKREIRGGNQDQWLTTQIREYQSIKSELKPESTQDLSLKFCEFNYNIS; this is translated from the coding sequence ATGAACCAAGACATACCTAGCAATATTAGCAATTTAGAGAAAACACTGAACTCGGAACAATTTGATCAATTAGTTGAAGCGATTCTTGCAGGTAAGTATTCCTGGGCTTGTGTTTTAATGCTGCGGTTTGCGGGCTACAATCCTTTGCATTACATACCTTACCGTACCTACAACCGATTGATCAAAGAAAACTCACAATTGAAAAGAGCCAGTCAACAACGCAACGAAAATCTCAAAATTGCTAAGCTTCCTTCTGATAAAAGGTCAGACAGCAATCCGGCACAAAGCTGCTTAAGCAAAATTAAAGACCTTGCTTATCTTGAGGTAGTTGGCAAGCAAAAAAGAGAAATTCGAGGTGGCAATCAAGATCAATGGTTGACAACTCAAATTCGCGAATATCAATCAATCAAATCAGAACTCAAACCAGAAAGCACTCAAGATTTATCACTCAAATTCTGTGAATTTAACTACAATATCTCTTGA
- a CDS encoding HlyD family efflux transporter periplasmic adaptor subunit, whose amino-acid sequence MDRIIRSNAVETSSQSESLKIKAQDVHPCYNQAPEMATVYGGSAASIGAALPELPTNFYTATATTSQAEITSTGKYSTPLQKVLEQRPSVLPYLVLLGSLAFFVTVVVWACTGKIEEISQVQGKFIPSGRLYQLQPQDFGKVKIAVKEGQKVKAGQLVAEIDTLVDDLKVKKQRLQQIKTLLYQTQPKAVTSVAMTATEEQTASGSIVSPQITLAAKQQLLTQLQTEITQLQTKITETKTLLNQAKAEVKPKSLYAPIDRVVSSSNISSTGEVIQPKQTLGEIAPIDAPLVLVTTLPSQKVGFVNKGDRVKIKLNADSGHLDVVETLPKDQTGQQDAHSNGNKDIFFGSVMSISPNVQHDEKLGWVYRVEVALNRNQAINFKAGQTATAQIIHNRRIADMFLEPIKELQKSESNL is encoded by the coding sequence ATGGACAGAATCATCAGGTCAAATGCAGTCGAAACCTCAAGCCAATCAGAGAGTTTAAAAATAAAAGCGCAGGATGTGCATCCCTGCTACAATCAGGCTCCTGAAATGGCAACAGTATATGGGGGTAGTGCCGCTTCAATAGGAGCAGCTTTACCAGAACTACCCACAAATTTCTACACCGCAACGGCCACCACTTCCCAGGCAGAAATTACGAGTACAGGTAAATACTCTACACCTTTGCAGAAAGTGTTGGAGCAGCGGCCTTCAGTTCTTCCCTATCTTGTCTTGCTAGGTAGTCTAGCTTTTTTTGTGACTGTTGTAGTTTGGGCGTGTACGGGAAAGATAGAAGAGATCAGTCAAGTCCAAGGAAAATTCATACCATCAGGAAGGCTTTATCAACTTCAACCGCAGGATTTTGGCAAAGTTAAGATTGCGGTCAAAGAAGGCCAAAAAGTCAAAGCTGGTCAGTTGGTAGCAGAAATAGACACCTTGGTTGATGACCTAAAAGTAAAAAAGCAACGACTCCAGCAAATAAAAACTTTGCTGTATCAAACTCAGCCCAAAGCAGTAACTTCTGTAGCTATGACAGCAACAGAGGAGCAAACAGCCTCAGGAAGTATCGTTTCTCCTCAAATAACCTTAGCTGCCAAGCAACAGTTACTGACTCAACTACAAACAGAAATAACCCAGTTGCAAACCAAAATTACCGAAACTAAAACTTTGCTGAACCAAGCCAAAGCAGAGGTAAAACCAAAATCTCTCTATGCACCCATAGATAGGGTTGTATCCTCCTCAAACATCAGTAGCACTGGCGAGGTAATTCAACCTAAACAAACCCTAGGTGAAATTGCCCCAATTGATGCACCTCTGGTTTTGGTTACTACCTTACCTTCTCAAAAAGTAGGCTTTGTCAACAAAGGAGACCGAGTAAAAATCAAACTCAATGCTGATTCCGGTCATCTAGATGTGGTCGAGACACTACCAAAAGACCAGACTGGACAACAGGATGCTCACAGTAATGGAAACAAAGACATCTTCTTTGGGAGTGTCATGTCAATCTCTCCTAATGTTCAGCATGATGAGAAATTAGGCTGGGTTTATCGGGTAGAAGTAGCTTTGAATCGCAATCAAGCCATTAACTTCAAAGCTGGACAAACAGCTACTGCCCAAATCATCCATAACCGCCGTATTGCTGATATGTTCCTTGAACCAATTAAGGAATTGCAAAAAAGCGAGAGCAATTTATAA